A genomic region of Leptolyngbya sp. CCY15150 contains the following coding sequences:
- a CDS encoding homoserine O-acetyltransferase encodes MSIGPVKTQFFQLTAENPFQLESGEGLESVTLAYETYGTLNADASNAILVFHALTGSQHAAGTNVSVPGIQPLWTDDCVLGWWDDFIGSGKALDTDHYFIICANYLGSCYGSTGPRSVNPRTGRPYGSKFPQVSAWDVVRSQLHLLDYLGIDCLHGVIGGSLGGMLALLLATRCPQRVRTVIPIATGLETTPLHRVHNFEQILAIRNDPNFNNGDYYDAEPPKSGVILARMISHKTFISLNVMEHRARQEITVQEPVGKFYNLSHPIESYMYYQGQKFAERFDANSYLRIMDMWQRLHFPSPTEGLFSSCIHQQYLVFGIDSDVCFYPEEQAAIAQALKHDGVNVKYITVHSDKGHDAFLLEPELFSPYIQFILS; translated from the coding sequence ATGAGTATTGGTCCAGTTAAAACTCAATTTTTTCAGTTGACAGCCGAAAATCCCTTTCAACTAGAGTCTGGTGAAGGATTGGAATCTGTTACCTTAGCCTATGAAACCTATGGAACGCTCAATGCTGATGCAAGTAATGCTATCTTGGTCTTCCATGCACTCACAGGCAGTCAACATGCTGCTGGTACCAATGTTTCTGTTCCAGGAATACAGCCATTATGGACAGATGACTGCGTGTTGGGATGGTGGGATGACTTCATCGGCTCTGGGAAGGCTTTAGACACTGACCACTATTTCATCATTTGTGCAAATTACCTGGGCAGTTGCTATGGTTCTACAGGGCCTCGGTCTGTGAATCCTAGAACAGGTAGACCCTATGGCAGTAAATTTCCTCAAGTGAGCGCATGGGATGTGGTGCGGAGCCAACTGCATTTGCTAGATTACCTGGGAATAGATTGTCTTCATGGTGTCATTGGAGGCTCCCTTGGCGGTATGTTGGCTCTATTGCTGGCGACACGCTGCCCCCAACGGGTGAGAACCGTGATTCCTATTGCCACAGGGTTGGAAACAACGCCACTGCATCGAGTCCACAATTTTGAACAAATTCTGGCTATCCGCAATGACCCGAACTTCAACAACGGGGATTACTATGATGCAGAACCACCGAAATCTGGAGTTATCTTAGCTCGCATGATTTCCCACAAAACATTCATCTCTCTGAATGTCATGGAACATCGAGCGCGACAAGAGATTACAGTGCAGGAACCGGTTGGAAAGTTTTACAACCTGTCCCATCCCATCGAATCCTACATGTATTATCAAGGGCAAAAATTTGCGGAGCGCTTCGATGCCAACAGTTATCTCAGAATTATGGACATGTGGCAGCGATTACATTTTCCGTCACCAACCGAAGGACTGTTTAGCTCATGCATCCATCAACAGTATTTAGTATTTGGCATTGATTCAGATGTGTGCTTTTACCCAGAAGAACAGGCAGCGATCGCTCAAGCACTTAAACACGATGGAGTCAATGTTAAATACATTACGGTTCACTCTGATAAGGGACATGATGCATTTCTGCTAGAGCCTGAGTTGTTTTCACCCTATATTCAGTTTATTCTAAGCTAG
- a CDS encoding O-acetylhomoserine aminocarboxypropyltransferase/cysteine synthase family protein — MNTTYGLGTQCLHAGQEPDPTTLSRAVPIYRTSSYTFRDTEHAANLFGLKELGNIYTRLGNPTQDILEKRVAAMEGGVAALALASGTSAIFYSIINLCQAGDHLVSSSNLYGGTYTMFKDILPQFGIQVHFVDPRDLENFRGAITEQTKLVFCETVSNPGLEVCDLDAIAAIAHEQGLPLIVDSTFTTPYLLRPIEHGADIVVHSLTKWLGGHGTGIGGIVVDSGKFDWTSGKFPLMSEPDSSYHGLRYAHDLGDLSPLAFILRIRLVPLRNLGACIAPDNAWLFLQGIETLHLRMQRHCENALKVAQALAKHPAVEWVRYPGLETDATYPVAQRYLKKGFGAMVVFGITGGAEAGKRFIEHLNLFSHLANVGDAKSLAIHPATTTHSQLSPEDQLSAGIAPELVRLAIGIEDVEDIMMDLQQALKHATT; from the coding sequence ATGAACACAACCTATGGACTTGGAACCCAATGTCTGCACGCTGGTCAAGAGCCAGATCCCACGACATTATCGCGGGCAGTCCCCATTTACCGCACCAGTTCCTACACGTTTCGGGATACGGAACATGCGGCCAATCTGTTTGGCTTAAAGGAATTGGGCAACATATACACCCGCCTCGGTAACCCCACCCAAGACATTCTCGAAAAACGCGTGGCGGCGATGGAGGGTGGTGTGGCGGCCCTAGCCCTGGCCTCGGGCACCAGCGCCATTTTCTATAGCATTATCAACCTTTGCCAAGCTGGTGATCACCTGGTATCGTCCAGCAATCTCTACGGCGGCACCTACACGATGTTCAAAGACATCCTGCCGCAGTTTGGCATTCAGGTACATTTTGTTGATCCCCGTGATCTGGAAAATTTCCGTGGAGCGATTACGGAGCAAACCAAGCTCGTCTTTTGCGAAACGGTGAGTAATCCTGGTCTGGAGGTCTGCGATCTAGACGCGATCGCTGCGATCGCTCACGAGCAAGGTCTGCCGCTGATTGTGGATAGTACGTTTACGACACCTTATCTCCTGCGTCCCATTGAACATGGTGCAGACATCGTAGTACATTCCCTCACCAAGTGGCTAGGTGGACATGGCACCGGCATTGGCGGTATTGTGGTGGATTCAGGAAAATTTGACTGGACATCGGGCAAATTCCCGCTGATGAGTGAACCGGATTCTAGCTACCACGGCTTGCGCTATGCCCATGATCTAGGCGATCTCTCTCCCCTAGCCTTCATTCTGCGGATACGCTTGGTGCCCCTGCGCAACCTTGGAGCTTGCATCGCTCCTGATAATGCCTGGCTATTTCTTCAAGGCATTGAAACCTTGCATTTGCGGATGCAGCGCCATTGTGAAAATGCTCTTAAGGTGGCTCAAGCCCTGGCGAAGCATCCGGCAGTCGAATGGGTGCGCTATCCTGGTCTGGAGACGGATGCAACCTATCCTGTGGCTCAACGCTATCTAAAGAAGGGCTTTGGGGCGATGGTTGTCTTTGGTATCACGGGCGGTGCGGAAGCTGGGAAGCGCTTTATTGAACATCTGAATCTGTTTTCTCACTTGGCAAATGTTGGTGACGCTAAAAGCCTAGCCATTCATCCTGCTACCACCACCCACTCCCAATTATCCCCTGAGGATCAACTGTCTGCCGGAATTGCGCCAGAGTTGGTGCGCTTAGCCATTGGGATTGAAGATGTTGAGGATATCATGATGGATCTGCAACAAGCGCTAAAACACGCTACAACATAG
- a CDS encoding MFS transporter: MTPSSLPPTLSPVALNLKTKLAYGTGELSSEVPGSILTFFVLFFLTNVAGLNPALAGSVLLVANVWDAVLDPVVGYLSDRTQSPWGKRYPWMLAGSLPLGISFFLFWLVPPLPNQGWLFGYYIAIAMVFYTAYTMVVIPFSTLGAELTQTYHERTHLISFKAAFSIGSSIFALVLAQLILGAVPNIFLRYALLGGICGAIACLAVYVCIWGTRSRFQWMQQVRTPVQAPPRLALLPNVWSALRTGPFWFVVGIYLCSWLGVQVTAAILPYFVVNYMGLSEVHFTQMALAVQGTAFLAMSLWGWLGQRIGKQAIYLMGIPLTLIAQGGLFMLQPGQVAGMYGLGILAGFGLATAYIVPWSMLPDVVDLDELNTGQRREGVFYGFVVQLQKIAVAIALFLVGKTLDWAGFVSTTGSQSALQPDTALNAIRWLVGPIPSVVLIGGLVLVVFYPISKPVHDRILIQLSDRRIQSSSSIHDVTDE, encoded by the coding sequence ATGACGCCATCGTCCTTGCCGCCGACCCTGTCTCCTGTTGCCCTGAACCTCAAAACTAAGCTGGCTTATGGTACCGGCGAACTGTCGAGTGAAGTGCCCGGCAGTATTTTAACGTTTTTTGTTCTATTCTTTTTAACGAATGTAGCGGGTCTAAATCCTGCTTTGGCAGGTAGTGTCTTGCTCGTGGCTAACGTCTGGGATGCAGTACTAGACCCAGTGGTGGGCTACTTGAGCGATCGCACCCAGTCACCCTGGGGCAAGCGCTATCCCTGGATGCTGGCGGGATCCTTACCCTTGGGGATTAGCTTTTTTCTGTTTTGGTTAGTGCCACCCCTACCTAACCAAGGCTGGCTGTTCGGCTACTATATCGCGATCGCGATGGTATTCTACACGGCCTACACCATGGTGGTGATACCCTTTTCCACCCTGGGAGCAGAGTTAACTCAGACCTACCATGAACGCACCCATCTGATTAGCTTCAAAGCCGCTTTCAGTATTGGCAGCAGCATTTTTGCTCTAGTCTTAGCCCAGCTTATCTTAGGGGCAGTGCCCAATATTTTCCTCCGCTATGCCTTATTGGGCGGCATCTGCGGGGCGATCGCCTGCCTTGCTGTTTACGTTTGCATTTGGGGAACGCGATCGCGCTTTCAGTGGATGCAGCAGGTGCGTACGCCAGTGCAGGCACCGCCTCGCTTAGCTCTGCTCCCTAATGTTTGGAGTGCGTTGCGAACGGGGCCATTTTGGTTTGTGGTGGGTATTTACCTTTGTTCTTGGCTAGGCGTACAGGTTACTGCTGCCATTTTGCCTTACTTTGTGGTCAACTACATGGGTCTCTCCGAGGTTCATTTTACCCAGATGGCGCTGGCAGTGCAGGGCACCGCATTTCTGGCGATGAGCCTCTGGGGTTGGCTGGGGCAACGCATTGGAAAACAGGCTATCTACCTCATGGGTATTCCCCTGACGCTTATCGCTCAAGGTGGTTTATTTATGCTCCAGCCAGGACAGGTTGCTGGCATGTATGGACTCGGTATTTTAGCTGGATTTGGCCTGGCTACCGCTTATATCGTACCTTGGTCGATGCTGCCTGATGTGGTGGATTTAGATGAACTCAATACCGGCCAGCGGCGGGAGGGTGTCTTCTACGGCTTTGTGGTACAGCTTCAGAAAATTGCCGTGGCGATCGCTCTCTTTTTGGTCGGCAAGACCCTAGATTGGGCAGGTTTTGTGTCAACAACGGGCTCCCAGTCGGCGCTCCAGCCCGATACGGCCCTGAACGCCATTCGCTGGTTAGTGGGGCCGATCCCCAGTGTTGTGCTGATCGGCGGTCTGGTGTTGGTGGTCTTCTATCCCATCAGTAAACCTGTCCACGATCGCATCCTGATCCAACTAAGCGATCGCCGCATTCAGTCTAGCTCGTCTATCCATGATGTTACAGATGAATGA
- a CDS encoding LL-diaminopimelate aminotransferase: MATINNHYLKLKAGYLFPEIARRVNAFAAANPDAAIIKLGIGDVTEPLPEACRTAMIQAVHDMGDRSTFHGYGPEQGYLWLREKIAAQDFQARGCDIDASEIFISDGSKCDCGNILDILGSDNTIAVTDPVYPVYVDTNVMAGHTGPSNDQGEYDGLVYLPISADNNFTAEIPEQAVDLIYLCFPNNPTGAVASREHLQAWVNYANAHGSILLFDAAYEAFITDPTIPHSIYELEGARTCAIEFRSFSKNAGFTGTRCALTVVPKTLKGKAADGSEVDLHSLWNRRQSTKFNGVSYIVQRGAEAVYSEAGQSQIQALISFYMENATIIRDQLTQAGLSVYGGVNAPYVWVKTPHGLTSWDFFDKLLSQCHVVGTPGSGFGAAGEGYFRISAFNSRDNVNEAMARITATFQG, translated from the coding sequence ATGGCAACGATTAATAACCATTACCTCAAACTTAAAGCTGGCTACCTATTTCCTGAAATTGCACGCCGGGTGAATGCGTTTGCAGCAGCCAATCCGGATGCCGCGATCATTAAGCTAGGCATTGGGGATGTTACGGAACCCCTGCCCGAAGCCTGTCGCACGGCCATGATCCAAGCCGTTCATGACATGGGCGATCGCTCCACCTTCCACGGCTATGGCCCCGAGCAAGGCTACCTATGGCTGCGGGAAAAGATTGCCGCTCAAGATTTTCAAGCCCGCGGCTGCGATATTGATGCTTCAGAAATTTTCATCTCCGATGGCTCCAAGTGCGACTGCGGCAACATTCTGGATATTCTGGGCAGCGACAACACTATTGCCGTCACCGATCCCGTTTATCCCGTCTATGTAGACACGAACGTGATGGCGGGACATACTGGCCCATCTAACGATCAGGGTGAATATGACGGACTCGTCTATCTGCCGATTTCCGCAGACAATAACTTCACGGCTGAGATTCCAGAACAAGCGGTGGATCTGATCTACCTCTGTTTTCCCAACAATCCCACCGGAGCCGTGGCCAGCCGCGAGCATCTGCAGGCCTGGGTAAACTATGCCAATGCCCACGGCTCAATCCTGCTCTTTGATGCCGCCTACGAAGCCTTCATCACCGATCCCACCATTCCCCACTCCATCTACGAACTGGAGGGCGCTCGCACCTGTGCCATCGAATTTCGCTCCTTCTCCAAAAATGCCGGGTTCACCGGCACCCGTTGCGCGCTGACCGTGGTGCCCAAAACCTTGAAGGGCAAGGCCGCGGATGGCTCCGAGGTGGATCTCCATTCCCTATGGAATCGTCGCCAATCCACGAAGTTCAACGGCGTATCCTACATTGTGCAGCGAGGGGCGGAAGCCGTCTATTCTGAAGCCGGTCAAAGTCAGATTCAGGCCTTGATCAGCTTCTACATGGAAAACGCCACGATCATTCGCGACCAGCTCACCCAAGCCGGTCTGAGTGTCTATGGCGGCGTTAATGCGCCCTATGTATGGGTGAAAACACCCCATGGTTTAACCAGCTGGGACTTTTTCGATAAACTGCTGAGCCAATGCCACGTAGTGGGCACCCCCGGTTCCGGCTTTGGGGCTGCTGGGGAAGGCTATTTCCGGATCTCGGCGTTCAACAGTCGTGACAATGTCAACGAAGCGATGGCGCGCATCACCGCGACCTTCCAAGGATAA
- a CDS encoding ferric reductase-like transmembrane domain-containing protein: MQRLLMHSPIAVASLWIVAYLLISLMPLGVLLLYPAPPGRGFWLEFSVALGFIGLAMMVLQFVLTARVNRIESSYGLDLLLQFHRYTSLAAFLMVLVHPIILFINDPTTLELLNFPEAPWRARMAVIAILAFLIMVVTTIWRQPLKIPYEPWRALHSVLALVAVGFGFGHALGVGYYMSFFWKVVLWSSLILVALWLILYVRLVKPWLMIKRPYRVEAVEPQRGDVWTLVLRPVGHEGFSFQPGQFAWLTLGIHPIGMREHPFSMSSSGDRPDRLEFGIKALGDFTRSIQTIKPGTKAYLDGPYGVFTTERYWDSAGFILIAGGIGITPMYSMLLTAAERQDDRPFLLMYSASSWEDFTYREGLEALKDSIDLTIVYVPRHGHEGWDGETGYINQDLLARYIPLHRGSRQYLICAAPVMMDAVETALFDLEVPITHVHMEHFNLA; encoded by the coding sequence ATGCAACGTTTGCTCATGCATAGTCCCATTGCTGTAGCATCTCTGTGGATTGTGGCTTATCTACTGATTTCCCTAATGCCATTAGGGGTGCTACTGCTGTATCCGGCTCCACCGGGACGAGGCTTTTGGCTAGAATTTTCTGTAGCTCTGGGCTTCATTGGGCTAGCCATGATGGTGCTTCAGTTTGTCCTCACGGCCCGGGTCAACCGTATTGAGTCTTCCTACGGACTCGACCTTTTGCTCCAGTTTCACCGCTATACGTCCTTGGCGGCATTTTTGATGGTGCTCGTGCATCCGATCATATTGTTTATCAACGATCCAACAACCTTGGAGCTGCTCAACTTTCCTGAAGCTCCTTGGCGGGCACGGATGGCCGTCATTGCGATTCTAGCTTTTCTGATCATGGTCGTGACGACCATCTGGCGGCAGCCCCTCAAGATTCCCTATGAACCCTGGCGGGCTCTCCACAGTGTTTTAGCCTTGGTGGCGGTGGGGTTTGGATTTGGCCATGCTCTGGGCGTGGGATACTACATGAGTTTCTTCTGGAAGGTGGTGCTGTGGTCGTCTCTGATTCTGGTGGCTCTATGGCTGATTCTTTATGTGCGCCTAGTGAAGCCATGGCTGATGATAAAGCGCCCCTACCGGGTGGAAGCGGTGGAACCCCAGCGCGGTGATGTTTGGACGTTGGTGCTGCGACCCGTGGGCCATGAAGGGTTTTCCTTTCAGCCTGGGCAGTTTGCTTGGCTCACCCTGGGTATTCACCCCATTGGTATGAGAGAGCATCCGTTTTCCATGTCGTCAAGTGGCGATCGCCCCGATCGGCTTGAGTTTGGCATCAAAGCTCTAGGCGACTTTACCCGCAGCATTCAAACGATTAAACCAGGTACCAAAGCCTATCTCGACGGCCCCTACGGTGTTTTTACCACCGAGCGATATTGGGACAGCGCAGGTTTTATCCTCATTGCCGGAGGGATTGGCATCACGCCCATGTATAGTATGCTCCTCACAGCGGCTGAACGCCAAGACGATCGCCCCTTCCTGTTAATGTATTCAGCATCGTCCTGGGAAGACTTTACCTACCGCGAGGGGTTAGAAGCTCTGAAAGATAGTATTGACCTTACTATCGTCTATGTGCCCCGTCATGGCCATGAGGGTTGGGATGGAGAAACGGGGTATATCAATCAAGATCTGCTGGCGCGATATATTCCTCTGCATCGGGGTAGCCGCCAATACTTAATCTGCGCTGCTCCGGTGATGATGGATGCTGTTGAAACAGCTCTGTTTGATCTAGAGGTACCCATAACCCATGTCCACATGGAGCATTTTAATTTGGCCTAA
- the nifV gene encoding homocitrate synthase has translation MTVYINDTTLRDGEQAAGVAFSVTEKVAIARQLDQLGIHEIEVGIAAMGGSEARAIAEITTLGLQAKLLGWNRAVPSDLEASLACGLRRVHIAIPLSDVQLQAKFGGDRQRLMDQLRQCIGLAKQHDVFVSVGGEDASRTPVAEVIAMARQAADWGAQRFRFCDTVGILDPFTTYDRVQQLVAALPIPLEMHTHDDLGLATANAIAGIRAGAQSVNTTVNGLGERAGNAALEEVVMALKRLYNLDLGIKTQQLTSLSQRVQAASGDVLPRWKAIVGQNAFSHEAGIHAHGVLRQPDTYQAFAPHEVGTHHRIVAGKHSGSHGLRHLLEQQGITLAAPQERSLLEAVREWSIHHKRDLTAAELKTLAHRLQLPVSSPQSVMPAMPDLQS, from the coding sequence ATGACGGTTTACATTAACGACACCACGCTACGGGATGGAGAACAGGCAGCGGGCGTTGCCTTTAGCGTTACCGAGAAGGTGGCGATCGCTCGCCAGCTCGATCAGTTAGGCATCCATGAAATAGAAGTCGGCATTGCAGCCATGGGAGGCTCGGAGGCCAGGGCGATCGCCGAAATCACGACCCTGGGGCTGCAGGCCAAGCTCCTCGGCTGGAATCGTGCTGTTCCCTCGGATCTAGAGGCATCCCTCGCCTGTGGTTTGCGCCGCGTCCACATTGCCATTCCCCTCTCCGATGTGCAACTTCAGGCAAAATTTGGGGGCGATCGCCAGCGATTAATGGATCAACTGCGGCAGTGCATTGGCCTGGCTAAACAGCATGATGTTTTTGTCAGCGTTGGCGGTGAAGATGCGTCCCGCACCCCAGTTGCTGAGGTGATCGCCATGGCTCGCCAGGCGGCTGATTGGGGAGCGCAGCGCTTCCGATTTTGCGATACGGTGGGCATTCTCGATCCCTTCACCACCTACGATCGGGTGCAGCAGCTCGTCGCGGCTCTGCCGATCCCCCTGGAAATGCACACCCATGATGATTTAGGCCTGGCTACTGCCAATGCGATCGCCGGCATTCGGGCGGGGGCGCAATCGGTGAATACCACGGTGAATGGGTTAGGAGAACGGGCCGGCAATGCGGCGCTCGAAGAAGTTGTGATGGCGCTCAAGCGTTTATACAACCTGGATCTAGGCATCAAAACTCAGCAGTTGACCAGTCTTTCCCAACGGGTACAGGCGGCCTCCGGAGATGTGCTGCCCCGCTGGAAAGCGATCGTCGGACAAAATGCCTTCTCCCATGAAGCCGGCATCCATGCCCATGGTGTGCTCCGGCAGCCCGATACCTACCAAGCCTTTGCGCCCCATGAGGTCGGCACCCATCACCGGATTGTGGCCGGCAAGCATTCCGGCAGCCATGGTCTGCGTCATCTGCTGGAACAACAGGGAATTACCCTCGCTGCGCCCCAAGAGCGATCGCTGCTGGAAGCCGTACGGGAATGGTCGATTCACCATAAGCGTGACCTCACCGCTGCCGAATTGAAAACCCTCGCCCATCGGTTACAACTGCCCGTATCCAGCCCACAGTCGGTGATGCCAGCCATGCCAGACCTACAGTCTTAG